A genomic region of Streptomyces diastaticus subsp. diastaticus contains the following coding sequences:
- a CDS encoding M23 family metallopeptidase, which produces MNTESYTLTRLVHRLRLTAFPARARQRRAGPAPLLSSRARPWRSSPTARGGLLGARVSWATAPGRSPGPATEHAAPAQRSLARAGAVLLCGVVALALASTVKAAGAATPPPPPPAPAGDGTTAPSPTSPTDTAAWGGRQQASAAPHFRPSSRTSGTRAEHRLGTTTGAHRRRPAAPPPGAVPGARSWPVGTRPRVARGWEPPATGFGPGHRGVDLRASVGTTVRAAASGRVSFAGPVAGRGVVAIELSGSGEPPLRTTYEPVRPLVAVGDEVVAGQPVAVLESSTHCPHSCLHWGLLRGKDYLDPFSLLPEWMLRRGPSRLLPVSGVPEPSPGIPQVLAPRPKADTPTAKQPHAPAEEPGRGRQRPARAVARRSTGKTGPAGRSHGCPATSGPPNRRGRVSRTTDKRGRVSRGRRRGPSPRSRR; this is translated from the coding sequence ATGAACACGGAGAGTTACACACTTACCCGCCTCGTCCACCGCCTCCGCCTTACCGCGTTCCCCGCTCGCGCCCGTCAGAGGCGGGCCGGCCCCGCCCCGCTCCTCTCCTCCCGTGCAAGGCCGTGGAGGAGTTCGCCGACTGCCCGAGGGGGCCTCCTCGGCGCCCGGGTCTCCTGGGCGACCGCTCCCGGGCGCTCTCCCGGACCGGCCACCGAGCACGCGGCCCCCGCCCAGCGCTCGCTCGCCCGCGCGGGGGCGGTGCTGCTCTGCGGAGTCGTCGCTCTGGCCCTGGCCTCGACGGTCAAGGCTGCGGGCGCGGCAACTCCCCCACCTCCTCCGCCCGCCCCGGCAGGCGACGGAACGACCGCTCCGTCACCGACGAGCCCCACCGACACCGCCGCGTGGGGCGGTCGGCAGCAGGCTTCGGCGGCACCGCACTTCCGGCCCTCGAGCCGCACCTCAGGCACACGTGCAGAGCACCGGCTCGGGACCACCACCGGGGCTCACCGGCGACGCCCCGCCGCCCCTCCGCCCGGCGCGGTCCCAGGTGCGCGGTCCTGGCCGGTGGGCACCCGGCCGCGCGTGGCACGCGGGTGGGAGCCGCCGGCGACCGGCTTCGGGCCGGGGCACCGAGGGGTGGACTTGCGTGCCTCCGTAGGAACGACGGTACGGGCGGCGGCGTCCGGACGGGTCTCCTTCGCGGGCCCGGTGGCGGGCCGCGGCGTCGTCGCCATCGAACTGTCCGGCAGCGGCGAGCCCCCGCTGCGGACCACGTACGAGCCGGTGCGACCGCTGGTCGCCGTCGGCGACGAGGTGGTGGCCGGTCAGCCGGTGGCCGTGCTCGAGTCAAGCACCCACTGCCCGCACTCGTGCCTCCACTGGGGTCTGCTGCGCGGGAAGGATTACCTGGATCCGTTCTCGCTGCTTCCTGAGTGGATGCTGCGGCGCGGGCCTTCCCGCCTACTGCCCGTGAGCGGCGTACCGGAGCCCTCGCCCGGCATCCCCCAGGTCCTCGCGCCGCGCCCGAAGGCGGACACCCCGACCGCGAAGCAGCCGCACGCACCCGCCGAGGAGCCGGGCCGAGGGCGTCAGCGCCCCGCCCGCGCCGTCGCACGGCGCTCCACGGGGAAGACCGGCCCCGCCGGGCGCTCCCACGGGTGCCCCGCCACGAGCGGCCCACCGAACAGGCGGGGGCGGGTGTCCCGCACCACGGACAAGCGCGGGAGAGTCAGCCGCGGACGCCGCCGAGGGCCATCGCCACGGTCGCGTCGATGA
- a CDS encoding TetR/AcrR family transcriptional regulator, translating to MAEHRSMQRGALLDAARSLLSEGGTDALTFPALAERTGLARSSVYEYFRSRAAVVEELCEVDIPVWAAEVQAAMEREATPEAKVEAYVRTQLALVGDRRHRAVVAISASELDAGAREKIRAAHGGLVGVVVDALEGMGHHRPRLAAMLLQGVVDAAVRRIELGAAEDPQAIIDATVAMALGGVRG from the coding sequence GTGGCCGAGCACCGGTCGATGCAACGCGGCGCCCTCCTGGACGCCGCCAGGTCTCTGCTGTCGGAAGGCGGTACGGACGCTCTCACTTTTCCCGCGCTCGCCGAACGTACCGGGCTGGCGCGGTCCTCCGTGTACGAGTACTTCCGTTCGCGCGCGGCCGTGGTGGAGGAACTCTGCGAGGTCGACATCCCCGTGTGGGCCGCCGAGGTGCAGGCCGCCATGGAGCGCGAAGCCACGCCCGAGGCCAAGGTCGAGGCGTACGTCCGTACGCAGCTCGCTCTCGTCGGGGACCGCAGGCACCGTGCCGTCGTGGCCATCTCGGCGAGCGAGCTGGACGCGGGAGCCCGCGAGAAGATCCGCGCAGCCCACGGTGGCCTGGTGGGTGTAGTGGTCGACGCCCTGGAGGGGATGGGGCACCACCGTCCGCGACTCGCCGCCATGCTGCTGCAAGGCGTGGTCGACGCGGCTGTCCGGCGTATCGAGCTGGGGGCGGCGGAAGACCCGCAGGCCATCATCGACGCGACCGTGGCGATGGCCCTCGGCGGCGTCCGCGGCTGA
- the whiG gene encoding RNA polymerase sigma factor WhiG, with product MPQHTSGSDRAAVPPAARGSVRPKAPTTLEELWSSYKATGDARLREQLILHYSPLVKYVAGRVSVGLPPNVEQADFVSSGIFGLIDAIEKFDPERSIKFETYAITRIRGAMIDELRALDWIPRSVRQKARNVERAYASLEAELHRTPTEAEVAAEMGIAVEDLHAVFSQLSLANVVALEELLHGGGEGGGDRLSIMDTLEDTSADNPVELAEDRELRRLLARAINLLPEREKTVVTLYYFEGLTLAEIGHVLGVTESRVSQIHTKSVLQLRAKLSSFGR from the coding sequence ATGCCCCAGCACACCTCCGGGTCTGACCGGGCGGCAGTACCTCCCGCCGCCCGCGGCAGCGTGCGGCCCAAGGCTCCCACCACGCTTGAGGAGCTGTGGAGCTCCTACAAGGCCACGGGCGACGCGCGGCTGCGCGAGCAGCTGATCCTGCACTACTCCCCGCTGGTCAAGTACGTCGCGGGCCGGGTCAGTGTCGGCCTGCCGCCCAATGTGGAGCAGGCCGACTTCGTCTCGTCCGGCATCTTCGGGCTGATCGACGCCATCGAGAAGTTCGACCCGGAACGGTCCATCAAGTTCGAGACGTACGCCATCACGCGCATCCGGGGCGCGATGATCGACGAACTGCGCGCACTGGACTGGATTCCCCGCTCCGTCCGGCAGAAGGCGCGCAACGTCGAGCGTGCGTACGCCTCGCTCGAGGCCGAACTGCACCGCACGCCCACCGAGGCCGAGGTCGCCGCGGAGATGGGGATCGCGGTGGAGGACCTGCACGCGGTTTTCAGCCAGCTGTCCCTGGCGAACGTCGTGGCCCTCGAGGAACTCCTCCACGGCGGCGGCGAGGGCGGCGGGGACCGTCTCAGCATCATGGACACCCTCGAGGACACCTCCGCCGACAACCCCGTCGAACTCGCCGAGGACCGCGAACTGCGCCGGCTGCTAGCCCGGGCGATCAACCTCCTGCCCGAGCGGGAGAAGACCGTGGTCACGCTGTACTACTTCGAGGGACTGACCCTCGCCGAAATCGGCCATGTCCTGGGTGTGACCGAAAGCAGAGTGAGCCAGATCCACACGAAATCGGTTCTGCAACTCCGAGCGAAGCTGTCGAGCTTCGGCCGCTGA
- the dprA gene encoding DNA-processing protein DprA yields MARAGLTRVLEPGDPRSGQWLRRLGPVALFQRLRGEGPSLPGATAGRMAGLRSRARDARPELDLAAARRAGARFVCPGDSEWPAQLDDLGDARPLGLWVRGTPSLRFWALRSVALVGARACTDYGAHAAGLFGAGLAEQGWVVVSGGAYGIDGAAHRAALGAGGATVAVLACGVDSPYPRGHTQLIARIAEQGLVVSELPPGDHPTPSRFVRRNRVIAALTRGTVVVEAAHRSGALSTARAALRLGRAVMGVPGPVTSSLSAGVHELLRGEGHLVADAGDVVELVGGIGELAPAKSGPVLPRDLLPERLIRVLEAVPAGAGGTLELIARAAAGSIDETVGNLYELLALGYVERGGENWKLTRQALSGGFPTCGDPVAKVPSCPDHAP; encoded by the coding sequence ATGGCCAGAGCCGGCCTCACCCGGGTGCTGGAGCCGGGGGACCCACGCAGCGGCCAGTGGCTGCGGAGGCTGGGGCCGGTGGCGCTGTTCCAGCGGTTGCGCGGAGAGGGGCCGTCGCTCCCCGGGGCCACGGCCGGGCGGATGGCCGGGCTGCGGTCGCGGGCCCGCGACGCACGGCCGGAGCTCGACCTGGCGGCGGCCCGTCGGGCCGGGGCCCGGTTCGTCTGCCCCGGGGACAGCGAGTGGCCCGCCCAGCTGGACGACCTCGGCGACGCTCGGCCCTTGGGGCTCTGGGTGCGCGGCACTCCCTCGCTCCGTTTCTGGGCGCTGCGCTCGGTCGCGCTGGTGGGAGCCAGGGCGTGTACGGACTACGGGGCGCACGCCGCGGGTCTGTTCGGGGCCGGGCTGGCGGAGCAGGGCTGGGTGGTGGTCTCGGGCGGCGCCTACGGCATCGACGGCGCGGCCCATCGCGCCGCTCTCGGAGCGGGCGGCGCCACGGTCGCGGTGCTGGCCTGCGGCGTGGACAGCCCCTATCCGCGAGGACACACCCAGCTCATCGCACGGATCGCCGAACAAGGGCTGGTGGTCAGCGAGTTGCCGCCCGGTGACCATCCGACCCCCAGCAGGTTCGTACGGCGCAACCGCGTGATCGCCGCGCTGACGCGGGGCACCGTGGTGGTCGAGGCGGCCCACCGGAGCGGCGCGTTGTCGACGGCGCGCGCCGCCCTGCGTCTGGGGCGTGCCGTCATGGGAGTCCCAGGCCCGGTGACCAGCAGTCTTTCCGCGGGAGTGCACGAACTGCTGCGCGGCGAGGGCCACCTGGTCGCGGATGCCGGCGACGTCGTCGAACTTGTCGGAGGGATCGGGGAACTGGCCCCCGCGAAGTCCGGACCCGTGCTGCCCAGGGACCTGCTGCCCGAGCGGCTGATCCGCGTCCTCGAAGCCGTACCGGCCGGCGCGGGCGGAACACTCGAGCTGATCGCCCGCGCGGCTGCCGGCAGCATCGACGAGACGGTCGGCAACCTGTACGAACTGCTGGCCCTCGGCTACGTCGAACGCGGAGGGGAAAACTGGAAGTTGACACGCCAGGCGCTTTCGGGCGGATTTCCGACCTGTGGCGATCCGGTAGCTAAAGTGCCCAGCTGTCCGGATCATGCCCCATGA
- a CDS encoding YifB family Mg chelatase-like AAA ATPase: MAFARTYAVTLVGVEGIIVEVQADLEPGVASFALVGLPDKTLVESRDRVRAAVVNAGIEWPQRKLTIGLSPASVPKSGSGFDLAVATAVLGAAELIDPRTLTDLVMIGELGLDGRVRPVRGVLPAVLAAAEAGYEQVVVPECSATEAALVPGISVLGVRTLRQLVAVLTDAPLPDEEPDAPSRPDPLLSGFSFPGAGIGATSRTADGRRLDFADVAGQRLARGALEVAAAGGHHIYLKGPPGAGKTMLAERLPGIMPDLDRSAALEVTAVHSVAGVLQAGGPLLSRPPYCAPHHSATMQSLVGGGNGLPRPGAVSLAHRGVLFLDEAPEFGAKALDALRQPLESGQVVIARAAGVVRLPAQFLMVLAANPCPCGRHGAHGDPCDCMPSVVRRYQARLSGPLLDRVDLRVDVDRVSRSELMGRGERGDSTETVAARVLEARQRAEQRLFGTPWRTNGEVSGHALRTRWHAAAGAMHAAERELERGLLSARGLDRVLRVAWTVADLRGHDQPDAGDVEAALQLRTGVSRGVPSTAGGAR, encoded by the coding sequence ATGGCGTTCGCACGGACCTACGCGGTCACCCTGGTGGGCGTCGAAGGGATCATCGTCGAGGTCCAGGCCGACCTCGAGCCGGGCGTGGCATCCTTCGCGCTGGTAGGACTGCCGGACAAGACCCTGGTGGAGAGCCGGGACCGGGTGCGCGCCGCCGTGGTCAACGCCGGTATCGAGTGGCCGCAGCGCAAGCTGACCATCGGCCTCAGCCCGGCCTCGGTCCCCAAGAGCGGCAGCGGGTTCGACCTCGCGGTGGCCACCGCCGTACTCGGGGCGGCGGAACTCATCGACCCACGCACCCTCACCGACCTCGTCATGATCGGCGAACTCGGCCTCGACGGCCGCGTACGGCCTGTGCGCGGGGTGCTGCCCGCCGTACTGGCGGCTGCCGAGGCCGGATACGAGCAGGTGGTGGTCCCGGAGTGCTCGGCGACCGAGGCCGCTCTGGTCCCGGGCATCTCGGTCCTGGGAGTCCGTACCCTGCGCCAGCTCGTGGCGGTGCTCACCGACGCTCCCCTTCCCGACGAGGAACCCGACGCCCCGAGTCGCCCCGACCCTCTGCTGTCGGGCTTCAGCTTTCCCGGGGCAGGCATCGGAGCCACGAGCCGGACGGCTGACGGAAGGCGTCTGGACTTCGCCGACGTCGCAGGTCAGCGCCTCGCCCGTGGCGCGTTGGAGGTGGCTGCGGCCGGCGGCCACCACATCTACCTGAAGGGGCCTCCGGGGGCCGGCAAGACGATGCTCGCCGAGCGGCTCCCCGGCATCATGCCCGACCTTGACCGTAGCGCGGCCCTGGAGGTCACCGCGGTCCATTCGGTGGCCGGAGTGCTCCAGGCAGGGGGACCCCTGCTCAGCAGGCCCCCGTACTGCGCCCCGCACCACTCGGCCACCATGCAGTCCCTCGTCGGGGGCGGCAACGGCCTGCCCCGCCCGGGTGCCGTCTCGCTGGCGCACCGGGGCGTGCTCTTCCTCGACGAGGCCCCCGAGTTCGGGGCCAAGGCTCTCGACGCGCTGCGCCAGCCGCTCGAGTCGGGGCAGGTCGTGATCGCCCGCGCGGCAGGAGTGGTCAGGCTGCCCGCGCAGTTCCTCATGGTGCTGGCGGCCAATCCCTGTCCGTGCGGCCGCCACGGCGCGCACGGCGATCCTTGCGACTGCATGCCGTCCGTCGTGCGGCGCTATCAGGCCAGACTCTCCGGACCACTGCTGGACCGGGTCGACCTCCGCGTCGACGTCGACCGGGTCTCCCGTTCCGAACTGATGGGCAGGGGAGAACGGGGCGATTCCACGGAGACCGTCGCCGCCCGTGTGCTGGAGGCCCGGCAGCGCGCCGAACAGCGCCTGTTCGGTACGCCGTGGCGGACCAACGGCGAGGTGTCGGGGCACGCCCTGCGTACCCGCTGGCATGCCGCGGCAGGGGCCATGCATGCCGCCGAACGGGAACTGGAACGGGGCCTTCTCAGCGCCCGCGGCCTCGACCGTGTCCTGCGAGTGGCGTGGACCGTCGCCGATCTCAGAGGCCACGACCAGCCCGACGCGGGCGACGTGGAGGCGGCGCTCCAACTGCGTACCGGGGTGTCGCGGGGCGTGCCCAGCACAGCGGGAGGCGCGCGGTGA
- a CDS encoding YraN family protein, whose amino-acid sequence MNARGALGRYGEDVAVRTLTAAGMRILARNWRAGRAGEIDVVARDGDVLVLCEVKTRRPGPFGHPAAAVTAEKTARIRRLAELWLAKHGGPPPGGVRIDLVGVVLPPRGAARVEHVRGLT is encoded by the coding sequence ATGAACGCACGAGGCGCTCTGGGCCGGTACGGCGAAGATGTGGCGGTCAGGACACTGACCGCCGCCGGGATGCGGATCCTGGCGAGGAACTGGCGCGCGGGACGTGCCGGAGAGATCGATGTGGTGGCCCGCGACGGCGACGTCCTGGTCCTCTGCGAGGTCAAGACCCGACGGCCCGGCCCGTTCGGACACCCGGCGGCCGCGGTCACTGCCGAGAAGACGGCACGCATCCGCCGCCTCGCTGAGCTGTGGCTGGCCAAACATGGTGGGCCGCCACCGGGAGGAGTGCGGATCGACCTGGTGGGCGTGGTGCTGCCGCCACGCGGGGCTGCCCGTGTGGAGCACGTGCGGGGGCTCACCTGA
- a CDS encoding DUF2469 domain-containing protein, translating into MSAEDLEKYETEMELKLYREYRDVVGLFKFVIETERRFYLTNDYDMQVHSVQGEVFFEVSMADAWVWDMYRPARFVKQVRVLTFKDVNIEELNKSDLELPGG; encoded by the coding sequence ATGAGCGCCGAGGACCTCGAGAAGTACGAGACCGAGATGGAGCTGAAGCTCTACCGGGAGTACCGCGATGTCGTCGGGCTGTTCAAATTCGTGATCGAGACCGAGCGGCGTTTCTACCTCACCAACGATTACGACATGCAGGTCCACTCCGTGCAGGGCGAGGTCTTCTTCGAGGTGTCCATGGCGGACGCCTGGGTGTGGGACATGTACCGGCCGGCGCGGTTCGTGAAGCAGGTCCGGGTGCTGACCTTCAAGGACGTGAACATCGAGGAGCTCAACAAGAGCGACCTCGAACTGCCCGGCGGGTGA
- a CDS encoding NUDIX hydrolase, whose translation MASDQGVHETPEPRARPLRRVARVVLLDPDERVLLLHGHEPDDLTTAWWFTPGGGLEGAETHEEAARRELAEETGITGVDLGPELWRRVCSFTFAGRRWDQDERYYLARARSSVTGPTALTELERRTVAGARWWSCEELTSTHETVYPNRFAELLRTLLDEGVPARPMTLDS comes from the coding sequence GTGGCGTCTGACCAGGGTGTTCACGAGACGCCGGAGCCGCGCGCGAGGCCGCTGCGCCGCGTCGCCCGGGTCGTTCTCCTCGACCCGGACGAACGGGTGCTGCTGCTCCACGGCCACGAGCCGGACGATCTCACGACGGCCTGGTGGTTCACGCCGGGCGGTGGCCTGGAGGGCGCCGAGACTCATGAGGAGGCGGCCCGCAGGGAACTCGCCGAGGAGACCGGGATCACCGGTGTCGATCTCGGCCCCGAGCTGTGGCGGCGCGTCTGCTCCTTCACCTTCGCCGGGCGCCGTTGGGACCAGGACGAGCGGTACTACCTGGCGCGCGCCCGGAGCAGTGTGACGGGGCCCACCGCGCTCACCGAGCTGGAGCGACGTACCGTCGCAGGTGCGCGGTGGTGGTCGTGCGAGGAGCTGACCAGCACGCATGAGACGGTGTATCCGAACAGATTCGCCGAACTGCTGCGCACGCTGCTCGACGAAGGAGTCCCGGCCAGGCCCATGACGCTCGACAGTTAA
- the lepB gene encoding signal peptidase I yields MSTTRSREDRTGRTAGTHEGHGRLGRILSGAAVALGCVLFLGGFAWGALLYQPYAVPTGSMAPTIGAGERVLAQRIDGADVRRGDVVVFNEAEWGDLPMVKRVVGVGGDEVACCTGGRLTVNGEPVDEPYLPSGTPASVAGIPRTTVPEGRLFLLGDERAGSLDSTAHLQEAGQGSVSRDAVVARVDAVAWPMEGMLDRPAGFAALPGGISEPGPLKAVVAAVAGGAVLILGGAAWGPVAGRFGHAARARRTGQARGV; encoded by the coding sequence ATGAGCACGACACGAAGTAGGGAAGACCGTACCGGCCGCACGGCCGGTACGCACGAGGGCCACGGCCGGCTCGGCAGAATCCTGTCGGGCGCCGCCGTGGCCCTCGGCTGTGTGCTCTTCCTCGGCGGGTTCGCCTGGGGAGCGCTGCTGTACCAGCCCTACGCCGTCCCGACCGGCTCCATGGCCCCCACGATCGGCGCCGGGGAGCGGGTGCTCGCCCAGCGCATCGACGGCGCCGACGTGCGCCGCGGCGACGTGGTGGTCTTCAACGAGGCCGAATGGGGCGACCTGCCCATGGTCAAACGCGTCGTGGGTGTCGGTGGCGACGAGGTCGCCTGCTGTACCGGAGGACGGCTCACGGTGAACGGCGAGCCCGTCGACGAGCCCTACCTCCCCTCCGGTACCCCCGCCTCCGTCGCCGGCATTCCCCGCACCACCGTCCCGGAGGGGCGCCTGTTCCTGCTGGGCGACGAGCGTGCCGGCTCGCTCGACTCCACCGCCCACCTCCAGGAGGCCGGCCAGGGCTCCGTGTCCCGGGACGCCGTCGTGGCGCGGGTCGACGCCGTCGCCTGGCCGATGGAGGGCATGCTGGACCGCCCCGCGGGATTCGCGGCCCTGCCGGGCGGCATCTCCGAGCCCGGCCCCCTTAAGGCCGTGGTCGCGGCGGTGGCCGGGGGCGCCGTACTGATCCTGGGCGGCGCCGCCTGGGGGCCGGTGGCGGGCCGTTTCGGCCACGCGGCGCGAGCGCGGCGTACCGGGCAAGCACGTGGCGTCTGA
- the lepB gene encoding signal peptidase I has translation MGDVAVGARSGREPEGGSGRPEDESAEHADGPGGSGQDDGPDGGRSKGKRRIPFWLEIPFLIVIALGLALLIKTFLVQAFSIPSESMQNALQKGDRVLVDKLTPWFGGEPERGEVIVFHDPDGWLANEPVTEPNSVQRFLSFIGLMPSSEEKDLIKRVIGVPGDTVECNGTGPLKVNGKALDEPYVFPGNTPCSPDDGGGKFKVTVPDGKFWVMGDHRQSSLDSRYHQNDENAGMVPADEVVGRAIVVAWPPTRWSTLSVPDTFDQPGLNAALGAAPGVLGLAGAVPLVLWRRRVTARRTDG, from the coding sequence GTGGGGGATGTGGCGGTGGGCGCACGATCCGGACGCGAGCCCGAGGGTGGTTCCGGACGCCCCGAGGACGAGTCGGCCGAGCACGCCGACGGGCCCGGCGGGTCCGGCCAGGACGACGGCCCCGACGGTGGGCGGAGCAAAGGGAAGAGGCGCATCCCCTTCTGGCTGGAGATCCCGTTCCTGATCGTCATCGCGCTGGGACTGGCGCTGCTGATCAAGACGTTCCTGGTCCAGGCGTTCTCGATTCCGTCGGAGTCGATGCAGAACGCGCTCCAGAAGGGTGACCGGGTACTGGTGGACAAACTCACCCCGTGGTTCGGCGGTGAGCCGGAGCGCGGCGAGGTGATCGTCTTCCACGACCCGGACGGCTGGCTGGCCAACGAGCCCGTCACCGAGCCCAACTCCGTCCAGCGTTTCCTCAGCTTCATCGGTCTGATGCCCTCCTCGGAGGAGAAGGACCTGATCAAGCGTGTCATCGGAGTCCCGGGCGACACCGTCGAGTGCAACGGCACAGGGCCGCTCAAGGTCAACGGCAAGGCCCTCGACGAGCCCTACGTCTTCCCGGGCAACACCCCGTGCAGCCCCGACGACGGCGGCGGCAAGTTCAAGGTGACCGTTCCCGACGGTAAATTCTGGGTCATGGGCGACCACCGTCAGTCCTCGCTCGACTCCCGGTACCACCAGAACGACGAGAACGCCGGCATGGTCCCCGCCGACGAGGTCGTCGGACGCGCCATCGTCGTAGCCTGGCCGCCCACGCGCTGGTCGACGCTGTCGGTGCCGGACACCTTCGACCAGCCGGGCCTCAACGCCGCGCTCGGCGCCGCCCCGGGAGTCCTGGGTCTCGCCGGTGCCGTGCCGCTGGTGCTGTGGCGGCGACGGGTTACCGCCCGCCGGACCGACGGGTAG
- the lepB gene encoding signal peptidase I yields the protein MDTEAQHQERDRSSAAGPGDIPEEPGAEEGSRSSRPSRLPGGRFTAGLAVCVVFVLLFSAFVLQPFQIPSRSMEPELRVGDRILVNKLAYRFGDEPRRGDVVVFDGTEYFGEGDFVKRVVGTGGDRVVCCDARGRLAVNGTVVDESYLPPGDRASSVPFDVVVPTGRLFLLGDHRSDSRDSRDRLGSPGGGMLPVEQVIGRAQWVGWPLSRWSSVGHSGALAELPDRGRHG from the coding sequence ATGGACACCGAAGCACAGCACCAGGAGCGCGACCGCTCCTCCGCCGCCGGACCAGGGGACATCCCTGAGGAACCCGGGGCGGAGGAGGGGTCGCGCTCCTCGCGTCCGTCCCGGCTCCCGGGAGGCCGGTTCACCGCGGGGCTTGCCGTCTGTGTGGTCTTCGTCCTGCTGTTCAGCGCCTTCGTCCTCCAGCCGTTCCAGATCCCGAGCAGGTCGATGGAGCCGGAGCTGCGCGTCGGTGACCGGATCCTGGTCAACAAGCTGGCCTACCGTTTCGGAGACGAGCCGCGCCGCGGGGACGTGGTCGTCTTCGACGGCACCGAGTACTTCGGTGAGGGCGACTTCGTCAAGCGGGTCGTGGGGACCGGCGGTGACCGCGTCGTCTGCTGCGACGCACGGGGCCGTCTGGCCGTCAACGGCACCGTCGTCGACGAGTCCTACCTCCCGCCCGGCGACCGAGCCTCCTCGGTCCCGTTCGACGTGGTCGTCCCCACCGGGCGGCTCTTCCTCCTGGGCGACCACCGGAGCGACTCCCGCGACTCCCGCGACCGGCTGGGCTCCCCCGGCGGCGGCATGCTGCCCGTCGAGCAGGTGATCGGCCGCGCCCAGTGGGTCGGCTGGCCCCTCTCCCGGTGGTCCTCCGTCGGCCACTCCGGCGCTCTCGCCGAGCTGCCGGACCGGGGCCGCCATGGGTAG
- the rplS gene encoding 50S ribosomal protein L19 has protein sequence MSHLLDSVDAASLRSDVPAFRPGDTVNVHVRVIEGNRSRVQQFKGVVIRRQGAGVRETFTVRKVSFSVGVERTFPVHTPIVEKIELVTRGDVRRAKLYYLRELRGKAAKIREKRDS, from the coding sequence ATGTCCCACCTGCTCGACTCCGTCGACGCCGCGTCGCTGCGCAGCGACGTCCCCGCCTTCCGCCCGGGTGACACGGTCAACGTGCACGTCCGCGTCATCGAGGGCAACCGCTCCCGTGTGCAGCAGTTCAAGGGCGTCGTCATCCGCCGCCAGGGCGCCGGCGTGCGCGAGACCTTCACGGTCCGCAAGGTCTCCTTCTCCGTGGGCGTGGAGCGCACCTTCCCGGTGCACACCCCCATCGTGGAGAAGATCGAGCTGGTCACCCGCGGTGACGTCCGCCGCGCGAAGCTGTACTACCTCCGCGAGCTGCGCGGCAAGGCCGCGAAGATCAGGGAGAAGCGCGACAGCTGA
- the trmD gene encoding tRNA (guanosine(37)-N1)-methyltransferase TrmD, producing the protein MRLDAVTIFPEYLDPLNVSLVGKARTRGVLDVRVHDLREWTYDRHNTVDDTPYGGGPGMVMKTEPWGEALDQILADGYEAGAHSPALVVPTPSGRPFDQEVAVELSAAPWLIFTPARYEGIDRRVMDEYSSRIPVHEVSIGDYVLAGGEAAVLVITEAVARLLPGVLGNAESHRDDSFAPGAMADLLEGPVYTKPPSWRGRDIPEVLLSGHHGKIARWRRDEAFRRTVRNRPDLIERCDPATLDKKDRSLLAALGWHQGPDGRFGRGAEGVEE; encoded by the coding sequence ATGCGTCTCGACGCCGTCACGATCTTCCCCGAGTACCTCGACCCGCTGAACGTCTCCCTGGTCGGCAAGGCCCGGACCCGCGGCGTCCTCGACGTCCGCGTCCACGATCTGCGCGAGTGGACGTACGACCGCCACAACACCGTCGACGACACTCCCTACGGCGGCGGCCCCGGCATGGTCATGAAGACCGAGCCCTGGGGCGAGGCGCTCGACCAGATCCTCGCCGACGGGTACGAGGCCGGGGCGCACAGCCCCGCCCTGGTCGTCCCCACGCCCAGCGGCCGCCCCTTCGACCAGGAAGTCGCGGTCGAACTCTCCGCCGCGCCCTGGCTGATCTTCACCCCCGCCCGTTACGAGGGCATCGACCGGCGCGTGATGGACGAGTACTCCTCGCGGATACCCGTCCACGAGGTCTCCATCGGCGACTACGTGCTGGCCGGGGGCGAGGCGGCCGTACTGGTCATCACCGAGGCGGTCGCCCGGCTGCTGCCCGGCGTCCTCGGCAACGCGGAGTCGCACCGTGACGACTCCTTCGCGCCCGGCGCCATGGCGGACCTGCTCGAAGGCCCCGTCTACACCAAGCCCCCGTCCTGGCGCGGCCGCGACATCCCGGAGGTGCTGCTCAGCGGCCACCACGGGAAGATCGCCCGCTGGCGCCGCGACGAGGCGTTCCGCCGCACGGTCCGCAACCGCCCCGACCTCATCGAGCGCTGCGACCCCGCCACGCTCGACAAGAAGGACCGCTCGCTCCTCGCCGCTCTGGGCTGGCATCAGGGGCCGGACGGCCGATTTGGGCGTGGAGCCGAAGGCGTGGAAGAATAG